Proteins encoded together in one Streptomyces umbrinus window:
- a CDS encoding integrase core domain-containing protein: MNAHVERFIRSVRAECTDRMLIYNEQHARRVLAEYAEHYNSGRPHRALHLRAPADDPDVIPFPAQHIQRHDVLSGLIHKYRDTA; encoded by the coding sequence ATGAACGCCCACGTGGAGAGGTTCATCCGCAGCGTGCGGGCCGAGTGCACCGACCGGATGCTGATCTACAACGAGCAACACGCACGGCGTGTCCTCGCCGAATACGCCGAGCACTACAACTCCGGAAGGCCGCACCGGGCCCTGCACCTTCGAGCACCAGCCGACGATCCGGACGTCATCCCCTTCCCCGCCCAACACATCCAGCGCCACGACGTCCTCAGCGGACTCATCCACAAGTACCGCGACACAGCCTGA
- a CDS encoding LacI family DNA-binding transcriptional regulator, whose amino-acid sequence MGLLGTTGTVGEHMRSSHVWQRPTLGAVAARAGVSTATVSNALNGTGRLSEPTRQRMLSATRELGYAVAGTVVRSQHSGCFRPEGPSRHQSVRASA is encoded by the coding sequence ATGGGGCTGTTGGGAACAACAGGCACTGTTGGGGAACACATGAGAAGCTCGCATGTCTGGCAACGCCCCACACTCGGTGCCGTGGCCGCACGGGCGGGGGTTTCCACGGCCACGGTGTCGAACGCCCTCAACGGCACCGGCCGGCTGTCCGAGCCGACCAGGCAGCGCATGCTCTCCGCGACACGCGAACTCGGTTACGCCGTTGCCGGGACCGTAGTCAGGTCTCAGCATTCCGGATGTTTCCGCCCGGAAGGTCCGTCTCGTCACCAGAGCGTGAGGGCTTCGGCTTGA
- the tnpB gene encoding IS607 family element RNA-guided endonuclease TnpB has translation MKKFQPQPGFVVQAYRFALDPNVTQEHALRSHCGAARAAYNWAVGSVTASWWQRRAEESYGIGEAGLTQWRPWSLPALRKAFNEAKHTDPRFAAWWEENSKEAYSTGLANASAAFDNYAKSKNGKRCGKRMGAPRFKSKRKARLACRFTTGVIRVDADGRHVTLPRLGTIRTHEPTVKLLARVQAGTARILSATVRHERGRWFVSFQAEVKRDLERVARPDVAVGIDLGVKTLAVMADSTGEIRTIANPGHYDRARKQLRRASRVVSRRQGPDRRTGQKPSKRREKANAARNKVHHRVANLRADALHKLTTAVAAEYGTVVVEDLNVAGMLRNRRLARRIADAGFGEIRRQLTYKTRQRHATRTIAADRWYPSSKTCSGCGAVKAKLPLHVRTYQCDACGLVIDRDDNAALNLAALAAAATTGTGVAGDQDAQAVSKPRGADQKTRTTRPRRKAEASRAGGATLPHQRQTEARDRTQAEALTLW, from the coding sequence GTGAAGAAGTTCCAGCCGCAGCCCGGGTTCGTGGTGCAGGCGTACCGCTTCGCACTGGACCCGAACGTCACCCAGGAGCATGCCCTGCGCTCGCACTGCGGCGCGGCGCGTGCCGCCTACAACTGGGCCGTCGGCTCGGTGACCGCCTCCTGGTGGCAGCGCCGCGCAGAGGAGTCCTACGGCATCGGCGAGGCCGGGCTGACGCAGTGGCGGCCGTGGTCGCTGCCCGCGCTGCGGAAGGCGTTCAACGAGGCCAAGCACACCGATCCGAGGTTCGCCGCCTGGTGGGAGGAGAACTCCAAGGAGGCGTACTCCACCGGCCTGGCGAACGCGTCGGCCGCGTTCGACAACTACGCGAAGTCCAAGAACGGCAAGCGGTGCGGCAAGCGGATGGGTGCGCCGCGGTTCAAGTCGAAGCGCAAGGCGCGCCTTGCCTGCCGGTTCACCACCGGCGTGATCCGCGTGGACGCTGACGGCCGTCACGTCACCCTGCCCCGGCTGGGCACAATCCGCACCCACGAGCCCACGGTGAAGCTCCTCGCCCGCGTCCAGGCCGGGACGGCCCGGATCCTGTCCGCGACCGTGCGGCACGAGCGCGGACGCTGGTTCGTCTCGTTCCAGGCCGAGGTCAAGCGGGACCTCGAACGCGTGGCGCGGCCGGACGTGGCGGTCGGGATCGACCTGGGGGTGAAGACCCTCGCGGTCATGGCCGACAGCACCGGCGAGATCCGCACCATCGCGAATCCCGGGCACTACGACCGAGCACGCAAGCAGCTGCGCCGCGCCTCCCGCGTCGTCTCCCGACGGCAGGGCCCCGACCGGCGGACCGGGCAGAAGCCGTCGAAGCGGCGGGAGAAGGCCAACGCCGCCCGCAACAAGGTGCATCACCGGGTGGCCAACCTCCGCGCGGACGCCCTGCACAAGCTCACCACCGCCGTGGCGGCCGAGTACGGCACGGTCGTGGTCGAAGACCTCAACGTCGCCGGGATGCTCCGCAACCGGCGTCTCGCGCGAAGGATCGCCGACGCCGGGTTCGGGGAGATCCGCCGCCAGCTCACCTACAAGACCCGCCAGCGCCACGCCACCCGCACTATCGCGGCGGACCGCTGGTACCCCTCCTCGAAGACCTGTTCCGGGTGCGGCGCGGTGAAAGCCAAACTGCCGCTGCACGTGAGGACCTACCAGTGCGACGCCTGCGGTCTGGTCATCGACCGGGACGACAACGCCGCACTCAACCTCGCCGCGCTCGCGGCAGCCGCAACAACTGGTACCGGAGTGGCCGGAGACCAGGACGCCCAAGCGGTGTCGAAGCCTCGTGGAGCCGACCAGAAGACCCGCACCACCCGCCCCCGCCGCAAGGCGGAGGCGTCGCGGGCAGGTGGCGCAACCCTGCCGCACCAGCGGCAGACGGAAGCGAGAGACCGTACTCAAGCCGAAGCCCTCACGCTCTGGTGA
- a CDS encoding Rieske (2Fe-2S) protein, with product MAKLADVPVGSGAIVDGPSGKVLIVRPSENEVKGLNPLCPHAGVTVSQPAGGTITCPGHGSVFDAATGDMKKGPATTGLIPIPVKISGDSVVTA from the coding sequence TTGGCCAAGCTGGCCGACGTCCCGGTCGGCAGCGGGGCGATCGTGGATGGACCGTCAGGCAAAGTCCTGATCGTCCGGCCGTCGGAGAACGAGGTCAAAGGGCTCAACCCGCTCTGCCCGCACGCGGGCGTCACCGTTTCCCAACCGGCGGGCGGCACCATCACGTGCCCCGGCCACGGCAGCGTCTTCGACGCCGCGACCGGCGACATGAAGAAAGGGCCGGCGACCACCGGCCTGATCCCGATCCCGGTGAAGATCAGCGGCGACTCAGTCGTGACCGCCTAG
- a CDS encoding ferredoxin reductase family protein, translating to MRPGTVPPVVAARWALWTFVIVNLVIVEALFLTAGTGKNGVLTVAKFFGLHAAVLMLFQLLLVARLPWLDRRIGMDRLTVWHRWVGFTLLWTLLTHAVLVVLGYARLDDASMTKTFFALAGVTASLLGMGAAAIIVVVAAVSARNVRRRLRYETWHGLHLLLYVALGLAFVHQLQETTTFSSSAPAMIYWWAMWLFAFGALVTGRIVMPVWRNAYHRFEVAEVVPESDDVVSVHVTGRHLDRLPARAGQFCIWRFPGHNHWWLANPFSLSAAPDGRTLRLTAKAVGGASAGLRNVRVGSRAFVEGPYGAFTALHRTRPGALLIAGGVGITPVRALLEEEPAGDVVVLYRVRSEDDAVLVDEVRALLADRGGRLHLLTGRTGETSPPFEPDSLVALVPDITERDVYVCGPPGMTSTVLSALRRLQVPQRQVHAERFGLA from the coding sequence GTGCGGCCAGGCACCGTACCTCCAGTCGTTGCGGCGCGCTGGGCGCTGTGGACGTTTGTCATCGTCAACTTGGTGATCGTCGAGGCCTTGTTCCTCACCGCAGGGACCGGCAAGAACGGGGTGCTCACGGTCGCCAAGTTCTTCGGCCTGCACGCCGCCGTACTGATGTTGTTCCAACTGCTGCTGGTGGCCCGGCTGCCGTGGCTCGACCGCCGTATCGGCATGGACCGGTTGACGGTGTGGCACAGGTGGGTCGGCTTCACCCTGCTGTGGACCCTCCTCACCCACGCTGTGCTGGTGGTGCTGGGCTACGCGCGGCTCGATGACGCGTCTATGACGAAGACGTTCTTCGCACTGGCCGGAGTGACCGCTTCGCTGCTGGGGATGGGGGCCGCGGCGATCATCGTCGTGGTCGCCGCGGTGTCCGCCCGGAATGTCAGACGGCGGCTTCGGTATGAGACCTGGCACGGCCTGCATCTGCTGCTGTACGTGGCGTTGGGGCTGGCATTCGTCCACCAGTTGCAGGAGACCACGACCTTCAGCTCCTCCGCGCCCGCGATGATCTACTGGTGGGCCATGTGGCTGTTCGCGTTCGGTGCCCTGGTCACGGGCCGGATCGTCATGCCTGTGTGGCGCAACGCCTATCACCGGTTCGAGGTCGCGGAGGTGGTGCCGGAGTCGGACGACGTCGTGTCGGTGCACGTCACCGGCCGTCACCTCGACAGGCTGCCGGCCCGGGCCGGCCAGTTCTGCATCTGGCGGTTCCCCGGGCACAACCACTGGTGGCTGGCCAATCCGTTCTCGCTGTCGGCTGCACCCGACGGCCGCACGTTGCGCCTGACCGCCAAGGCGGTCGGCGGCGCCAGCGCAGGCCTGCGGAACGTCCGGGTCGGGAGCCGCGCGTTCGTCGAGGGGCCGTACGGGGCGTTCACCGCGTTGCATCGAACGCGGCCCGGCGCACTGCTGATCGCCGGAGGAGTGGGGATCACGCCGGTTCGAGCCCTGCTGGAGGAGGAACCGGCCGGAGACGTCGTCGTGCTCTACCGGGTGCGCAGCGAGGATGACGCCGTGCTGGTCGACGAGGTACGAGCCCTGCTCGCGGACCGCGGCGGGCGGCTGCACCTGCTCACCGGCCGCACAGGGGAGACGAGCCCGCCGTTCGAGCCCGACAGCCTCGTCGCCCTGGTTCCCGACATAACCGAACGCGACGTCTACGTCTGTGGTCCGCCCGGGATGACCTCGACCGTGCTCAGCGCCCTGCGCAGGCTGCAGGTTCCCCAACGGCAGGTGCACGCCGAGCGGTTCGGCCTGGCCTGA
- a CDS encoding integrase, which yields MALRMLYLVFLRLLGLLLLLSRSQQTKDAELLALRHENAVLRRQLGVRPHLTWPDRAVLAALARHLPSRLRRLLLGAKSPAHALSWAFARLS from the coding sequence ATGGCACTGCGCATGCTCTACCTGGTCTTCCTCCGACTCCTCGGACTGCTTCTGCTGCTCTCCCGCTCGCAGCAGACCAAGGACGCCGAGCTGCTCGCGCTGCGCCACGAGAACGCGGTGCTGCGCCGCCAGCTCGGCGTCCGGCCACACCTCACCTGGCCGGACCGCGCAGTGCTCGCCGCCCTCGCCCGGCACCTACCCTCCCGGCTGCGCCGACTCCTGTTGGGTGCCAAAAGTCCCGCACATGCGTTGAGCTGGGCGTTCGCCAGACTGTCGTGA
- a CDS encoding integrase core domain-containing protein has product MLLRLVYLGMASAFAMLRLLPMSDRDMDVEVLALRHQIAVLERQLNGQRVRFDAGDRAFLAALLQGLPPEVLRRMRLLVRPDTVLRWHRDLVSRRHAARSHPKRPGRPRTVRSVRVLVLRLARENPGWGYRCLHGELLVLGVKVAASTVWEILKDAGIPPAPERTSSTWADFLRSQADALLACDFFETVTLSGARLHVFALIEHTGRRIRILGVSAHPTTSWVVQAARNLVMDLQDAGCQARYLIRDRDGKFPELFDTILADAGIEVVLSGIRIPRMNSIMARWVQTCRRELLDRTLIWNQRHLLHALREFEQFYNAHRPHQGIANARPLHPLPEPITDPDEIARLDIHRTDRLGGLLHEYQHAP; this is encoded by the coding sequence ATGCTGCTGCGACTGGTGTACCTGGGCATGGCGAGCGCCTTCGCGATGCTGCGGCTGCTGCCGATGAGCGATCGGGACATGGACGTGGAGGTCCTGGCTCTGCGCCATCAGATCGCGGTGCTGGAGCGGCAGCTGAACGGGCAGCGGGTGCGGTTCGATGCGGGCGACCGGGCGTTCCTGGCGGCGCTGCTCCAGGGTCTGCCGCCCGAGGTGCTGCGTCGGATGCGGCTGCTGGTGCGGCCCGACACGGTGCTGCGTTGGCACCGCGACCTGGTCTCGCGCCGCCACGCGGCCCGTTCCCACCCCAAGCGCCCGGGGCGGCCGCGCACGGTGCGCTCCGTCCGCGTGCTCGTGCTGCGTCTGGCGCGGGAGAATCCCGGCTGGGGCTACCGGTGCCTGCACGGTGAACTGCTCGTCCTCGGCGTGAAAGTGGCGGCGTCCACGGTCTGGGAGATCCTCAAGGACGCCGGGATCCCGCCGGCACCCGAGCGGACGTCCAGTACCTGGGCGGACTTCCTGCGCTCCCAGGCGGACGCGCTCCTCGCGTGCGACTTCTTCGAAACCGTCACCCTGTCCGGGGCGCGGCTGCACGTGTTCGCGCTCATCGAGCACACCGGCCGGCGCATCCGGATCCTGGGTGTGAGCGCGCACCCGACCACCTCCTGGGTCGTGCAGGCGGCGAGGAATCTCGTCATGGACCTCCAGGACGCCGGCTGCCAGGCCCGCTACCTGATCCGGGACCGGGACGGGAAGTTCCCCGAACTGTTCGACACGATCCTCGCCGACGCGGGGATCGAGGTCGTGCTCAGCGGCATCCGGATCCCCCGCATGAACTCCATCATGGCGAGATGGGTGCAGACCTGCCGCCGTGAGCTGCTGGACCGCACCCTGATCTGGAACCAGCGGCATCTCCTCCACGCACTGCGGGAGTTCGAGCAGTTCTACAACGCGCACCGGCCGCACCAGGGCATCGCGAACGCCCGCCCGCTGCACCCGCTCCCCGAACCGATCACCGATCCGGACGAAATCGCCCGCCTCGACATACATCGAACCGACCGACTCGGCGGCCTCCTTCACGAGTACCAGCATGCTCCGTGA